The genomic DNA ACCGACCTGCTCCTGGTCGACCCCCTCGAACTCGAAATCGGCTACGCCCTGATCTCGATCGTCGACCCGAACCAGCAGGGCGACCTCCTCGACCGCGTCCGCATGCTGCGCCAGCAGCTCGCGCTCGAACTCGGCATCGTGATTCCGCCCGTCCGCATTCGCGACAACGTGAGCATGGGCGCCAACCAGTACGTCATCAAGCTGCGCGGCAACCCGATCGGCGAGGGGGAGATCATGCCCGGCTATTACCTCGCGCTCCTGCCGGACGACATCAAGAATCCGCCCGCCGGCATCAAGGTCAAGGACCCGACGTTCGGCCTGCCGGCGTTGTGGATCGCCGAGCGCAACCTGCCCGAGGCGGAGCGGCTCGGCCTGACGGTGGTCGAGGGGCCGGCCGTCATCACGACGCACCTCCTGGAAGTCCTCCGCAAGAACGCGTACCGCCTGCTCGACCGGCAGGAAGTGAAGAAGCTGGTGGACAAGGTTGCCGAAACGTCGCCGGCGCTGGTCGAGGAACTGCTGCCGAACGTGCTCTCGGTGGGCGCGATCCAGAAAGTCCTGAAGCGCCTCCTGCAGGAGACGGTGCCGATCCGCGACCTCGTCACGATCCTCGAATCGCTGGCGGACCATGCGACACAGACCAAAAACATCGATGTGCTGACGGAGTACGTCCGCGCCTCGCTCTCCGCCACGATAAGCCGGCAGTACGCCATCACCGACGGCAAGCTGCACGCCTTCGTGCTGGCGCCTGAATTGGAACAACTGTTGCTCGAAAAGGCACAACAGGGCGAACTCAATCCGAGCACCCTGGGATTACAGCAAACCGAAATGGAACGCCTCGTCAAGGAGGCCGATCGGTTGACCAAAAAGCTTATCAGTAATGCGCATGCCCCGGTGCTTCTAACATCTCCCGTGCTCCGGGCCACGCTGTTCAACTTCCTCTCCCCGATGCTGACCGACATCACGGTGCTGTCCTACAACGACCTGATTCCCAACGTGTCGGTAGAGGTTCTCGAGTCATTAAAAATGAGCTAGCCGGCAAGCCCGCGCGCGGGCTTCGAGCGGCCTTTTTACCACTCCAAGGTTTTCGCATTTCATGAAAGTTAAAACGCTGACCGGCCCCAGCATCCACGCGGCGCTGATCGAAGCGCGTCGACTGCTGGGCGACGACGTGGTGCTGTTAGAATCGATTCCCGCCGAAGGCGATGCGCCGGCGCGCATCACGGTGATGGTGGACGTGCCGGCCAACCTGAACGCCGGCCGCCGCGTGACGCAGGGTGCTCCGACGCCCGCGCTGAACGAACCCGTCGCCGCCGGCTACGGATACGGTCGCAACCGGGCGCGCCAGCGCGTCCAGGTCGAGACCCCCCGTTTCGTGCCGGCCGGCGAGGACGTTTCTTCCGGCGATGGGCTTTTTTCCTACGACCTGCCGCCCTCGGCCAGCATCCCGGTCGAGCCGCGCGCGATCGTGCCGAGCCCGGCCGCCGGCCGCGAGGCCGGGCGCAACACGCTCTTCAACGGCACGCAGCTGCCGCAGCCGGCGCAGTCGCTGGTGCCGGCGCTGCCCGAACGGCTGGAGGAGCTGCTGGAGGCCCAGCTGCGCGTGCTGCACGAGCGGCTCGACCTGCTCGACCGCCGCTTCGAAAGCTCGATCATTGGCGCCGGACAGCGCTGGGTAGCCAACATCTACTACACCAAGCTGTTGCGGCAGGGCATGCGGCCCTCGACGGTCACCCGGCTCTTCGACAACCTGATCAACCGGGGCTACGAGCCCGATGGAGATCGGGAGAAGGTGCGGTGGGCGCTCGCCCAGGAAATCCGGCTCGCGCTGCAGTGTACGGTGCCCAAGCGCTATAACGGTCCGCTCATGATGATCGGCCCCAGCGGCGCCGGCAAGACGTCGACGCTCCTCAAGCTGGCGAAACACCCGAGCTTCTTCGGCCGGCACCAGACCACCGTCATCTCGATCTACCCCGAAGACGACCGCGCCCTGCCCTACCTGAACCCGACGGAGTTCTTCCGTCAGTTCGGCATTCCCGTGCAGAGCGTGCGTACCCCCGAGGAGATGACGCAGGCGCTCGATCGCGCGCAGTCCTTCGAGAAGGTGCTGATCGATACGCCCCCGCTTCCCGTCCACGAAGCGTCGGCGCGGAAGACGCTGCAGTACCTCAAACGGATCGTGGAGCCCATGCTGCCGCTCCAGGTCCACCTCGTGCTCAATGCCACGCGGGCGCTGGAGGACTTCGACCCGGACGTGCTCCGGCGGATGCCTCTCCAGCCCGACGCCGTGGCCCTCACGCACCTCGACGAAACGCGGAGCTGGGGACGTATCGCCGAATGGATGATGCAGATGCAACTGCCCGTCCAGTTCGCCTCGTCGAGCCCCCGGATCCCGGACGGCGTCGGCGCCTTCTCGCCGAGCTGGTTCGTCGAGGAGATGATGCATCTCATGTAGTCCTGCCATTCTCCCGTGTTGGACGTGTCCACGCTCAACGCGCCATTCCAGTATAACATGAAGCGTAGTTCAACGATCATAGCCGTTACGAGCGGCAAAGGCGGCGTCGGCAAGAGCATACTGAGTGTGAACCTCGCCGAAACGCTCGCAGCCCAGGGCCATCAGGTCGCCCTCATCGATGTGGATCTGGGCCAGGGAGCGTGTGCGTTGCTGCTCAACGAACAGCCTGCCGGAAGCGTTTTCGAATGGGTGCAGCAGACGGCCCGCAAGGAGCAGGTCCTGCATCGCACCGCATCCGGCATCACCCTGGTCCTCGGCGCCAACGAAGCCGGCCGGCCGCAGGCGCGGCAGACCAAGCTCTTCGGCGCGCTGGACGCGCTGCTGAACGAGCTGCGGCGCGACCATGCCTACATCATCCTCGACGCGCCGGCCGGTACGGAAGGCGCCGTGCGATGGGCCCTCGACCGGGCGGATCTCGGCGTGCTGGTGCTCGTCGGCGAGCCGACGGCCATCTCCGACGCCTACCGCCTCGCCCGGATGATCTGGGAGTACGACCCCGACTACCCGATGTGCGCCGTCGTCAATTTCGCCGACTCCGAGGAGGAGGCGACGAGCGTGGCGGACCGGTTCAGCAAGGTCACGAGGCACTTCACCGGCCGGGCAACAAATTACTTGGGCTGGGTACCTTTTTCCCCGCTCATCCGGCGCTCGGTGTCCGTTCAGGAGCCTGCCGTGCGCACGTCCGGCCCCGTCCAGGAAGCCTTTCGCGCCATGTCGCAGAACCTGTCGGAGGGGCGCCAGGTCGCTCTGGAAGCGATCAGCCTCAACTGACCGGCCGGCGCGGCGCCGGCGTGATCCGCCGGCCGCCCGACACCCCCGGCCACTGGCATACATCTTGTACTTTTTCAACGAGTTACCTTCACCTCTTTTCATCGAGCGATGCAAGCCCTCTTCATACAACTCAGCGGCCTGATCGGCGTCATCAGCTTCCTGAATCTGATCTGGAACAATGCCTCGATCGAGCGCACGATCTTCGTGAGTGTCGGACTCGGACTGATGGTCTACCTCACGCTCACAATCGGAGGCAGCCTGATTCACCGCATCCTCCACGCCGTCCCCGTCCCCAGCGAGACCGAAGACGCCAAGGTGGCGTCGGAAACGGTGCACGAGAGCTGAGCGCCGGGCCAGGATCCACAAACGATTCCGCATTTCCCTTGTACCCGATTACGTAGTACGTCCCAATGACGCAAGATCTCCAAAGCCTCGCTGCGCTCCATGCGGCAGAACCAACCCCGAAGAACCGGGAGGCGGTCGTTGTCGCGGCCGTTCCCCTGGTTCGCTCACTGGTTGGCCGTTTGAGCATTCCGGATCACCCGCTCGCCTCCCGCGAGGATCTGGAAAACGTAGGTCTGCTGGGGCTGTTGCAGGCGCTGGACGGCTACGATCCGGAACGGGGCACCCCGTTCGTATCCTACGCGTACGGCCGCATCCGGGGCGCCCTGGTGGACTACCTCCGGTCGATCGACGCCCTCCCCCGCGAACGCCGCCGGCAGCTCGCCGAGGCCCAGCAGGCCGTCGAAACGCTCCGGCAGTCGCTCGGCGCCGAGCCGAACGACCACGAAGTCGCCGAATACCTCGGGCTCAGCCTGCCGGACTACCACACCCTGCTCACCGACGCCCAGTGCCGGTTCGCGCTCTCGCTCTACGACACCGCGAGCAGCGAAGGCGAACAGACCGTCGTCGAGACGCTCCCCAACGACGACGCCATGCTGGCGTTCGACCGCATCGAGAAGGCGTCGCTCCACGCCTACCTCAGCACCCTCATCAAGGAACTGCCCGAACGCGAGCAGACGATCCTCGCCCTCTACTACTTCGAAAGCCTGACGCTCCGCGAAATCGCCGAGCTGCTCAGCCTCACCGAAGCCCGCATTTCCCAGATCCTGGGCAAGATCCTCATGACGCTCCGCACGCATCTGGCCCAGAGCAAATCGCTCGTCAGCTGAGGCGCCGCTTCCCCCCGCAGCGCCCGAAAGCCAATTCTTCAGGGTTTCGCCATCCCCGATCGAACAAATCGGGAGCCGCGCAGTATCAGTCCGCTCGAAAATCGACGCTACTGTACGCCTGCCTCCTGAATCGGCCGGCGTCCGGGAGCAAAACCCCACGTAGCGGCTTTCCAGCATGCGGCAAAGGCGCATCCTACGCCTGATTGCGCACAATCATTAGCGGTTAGAGTCTCCTATGGGAATGATGAACAAAATGAGGGAGAACACGAAGTATGTGTTGTACTTCCTCGTCCTCTCATTCGGTGTGTTGTGGATGTTGCAAGATACCGGCATGTTCGACGTCGTCGGGTCGACGGGTACCGACATCATCGTGGTCGACGGCGACGCCATCAGCTACGAGCAGTACCGCAACGTACTCGACAACCAGCTCGAGATCTACCAGCGCAATAACGGCGAGAGCATGTCGCCCCAGATGCTGGACAATACGCGGGACATGGTCTACAACCAGCTCGTCGACGGCCTCCTGATCGAGCACGAGATGGATCGGCTGGGCATCACGGTGACGGACGAAGAGCTCTACGACCTCGTCCTGGGCGACAACCCGCACCCGATGGTCGTCAGCACGCCGGCCTTCAGCGACGGCCAGGGCGGCGTCGACCGCAACCTCATCCGCAGCTATCTGGAAGACGCCGAGGCGAGCCAGAGCTGGGTGGTCTTCGAGGAGCAGCTGCGCGACGTTCGCCGGCGCGAGAAGCTCCAGAAGCTGATGGAAGCGACGGTGCACGTATCCAACCAGGACGTCGAGGACGAATACCAGCGCCGCAACCGCAAGGTCAACACCCGCTACATCGCGCTCCGCTACGCCGCCGTGCCGGACGACTCGATCGCGTTCGCCGACCGCGACGTCCGCCGCTATTACGACGAGCACCGGGAGGATTTCAAACAGAAGGAAACCTATACCCTGAAGTACGTCAGCGTCCCGCGCGTCCCCTCGAAGGAAGACACCCTCGCGATCCTGAACGAACTCGAGCAGCTCAAGACGAACTTCGCCCAGGCGGAGAACGATTCGCTCTTCCTGAGCCGCTACGCCTCGGACATCCCCTACTCCAGCGCGTTCTTCCGCGCCGACGACCTCGACAAGGAAATCGCCGGCCTCGTGTACGACGACCTGACGCCCGGCCGCATCGTCGGTCCGCTTCTCGTGGGCGATTCGTACCGGATGATCAAGATCCAGGCCACGCGCCCGGGCGACGAGGTGTCGATCCGCGCCCGCCATATCCTCTTCCGCGTCGCCGGCAGCGACGACAACGCCAAGAACCAGGCGCGCCAGCAGGCGACCGAAGTGCGCGACCGCATCCGCCGCGGTGAAGACTTCGCCACGATGGCGAAGCTCTACAGCAGCGACAACTCGAACGCGAGCAAGGGCGGCGATCTCGGGTGGTTCGGCCGGGGCGCCATGGTCGAGCCCTTCGACAAGGCGGCATTCGACGCCCGCGTCGGCCAGGTGGTCGGGCCGGTCGAGACCAACTTCGGCTACCACCTCATCGAGGTGCTTGCCCGCAGCAACGAAGAAGTGCAACTCGCCGTGTACGCCCAGCGCGTCACCCCGAGCATCGACACGGAAAGCAGCATCATCGAACGTCTCGACGACCTGCTCTACTTTGCCACCGAGGCGGATGACTTCGCCGGCGAAGCCGAGCGCCGCAACCTCACCGTCAGCGAGGTCCAGGTCCAGAAAGACCAGGCGTTCATCCCGGGCATCGGCAACAGCCGCATGCTGCACAACCTGATGGAGGCCGGCAAGGTCGGCGCGCTCAGCGAGGTCGTCGAGCTGGACAACAGCTTCATCCTGGCCCAGCTGGTCGACGTCAAGCCCGAAGGCTATCGGTCGTTCGAGGAGGTGAAGGCTGAAATCGAACCCCGCGCCAAGCTGGCGATGAAGGAAGAGATTCAGTACAAGAAGCTCGCCGACGCCGTGGCCGCCGGCGGGTTCGAAGGCGCGGCCGCCGCGCTCGGCACCACGCACCGCGTCGCCTCGCTGGTGACCTACAACACCCGCGCCGTAAGCGAACTCGGCAACGACCTCGCTTTCAAGGGCACCGTGCTCGCGATGGACCAGGGCGAAACGTCCGGCGTCATCAAGGGCGCCAACGCGGCCTTCATCGTGCAGGTCACCGAAGTCGTCGCGCCGCCGGCCCTCGGCGACGCCCAGCGCGAGCAGCTCCGCAACGAATTGCTGACGCAGCGCCGCCAGCTGGTGACCTCGCAGTGGCTCACCGCCCTCCGCGAACAGGCCGATGTCGACGATCGCCGCCGGCTGTTCCTGCAGTAAGCGCGCAGCCCGTGCCGGCCTCCGCCGGAAACCGATTCGATACCAGGGGCGTGCACGATGCACGCCCTTTTAACAACCGGCGCCATGCCCCATCCCCACCGCCCATGACCCGCTCGCCTCTCGCGCTCGCGCTGCTCGTCCTCATGGCCACTTCCTGCCAACCCCGCCCCGCCGCGCCCCTGTCCGACACCTACGCGGTGGTCAACGCCCGCATCTGGACCGCCGCCCCCGCCGCGCCGTGGGCCGAGGCCATGCGCATCGAGCGGGGCGTCGTCGCAGCCATCGGCAGCCGGCAGGAGGTGCTGGATGGCCTCGACGCCGGCATCGCGCTGATGGATGCCCACGGGGCGTTCTTGGCGCCAGGATTCATCGACAGCCACGTCCATTTCCTGGAGGGCGGGATGCGCCTCGCGTCGGTCCAGCTCCGCGACGCCGACTCCCCGGAGGACTTTGCCCGCCGCATCGCCGACTACGCCGCCACGCTGGAGGCCGGCACCTGGATTCTCGGCGGCGATTGGGATCATGAAAACTGGGGCGGCGCCCTGCCGGAGCGCGCCTGGATCGATGCGATCACGCCAGACCACCCCGTATGGGTCAGCCGGCTCGACGGACACATGGCGCTCGCCAACACGCGGGCGCTCGAGGCGGCCGGCGTCACCGCCGCCACGGCGGATGTCTTCGGGGGCGAGATCGTCCGCGACGACGCCGGCAACCCGACCGGGCTGCTGAAGGATAACGCCATGAACCTCGTATGGCGCGTCGTCCCCGACCCCTCGCCGGCCCAGCTCGACCGCGCGCTCGAAGCCGCGATGGCCTACGTCAACGCCCAGGGCGTCACCGGCGTGTACAACATGGGCACGATGCAGGATGTGGACGTGTTCGAGCGGGCGCGCGACGCCGGCCGGCTCACCACCCGCATCTACGCGGCCACCCCGCTCGCCGCCTGGCCCGCCCTCGCCGAACGCGTCGCGAGCCGGGGGCGCGGCGACGACTGGGTCCGCATCGGGGGGCTGAAGGGGTTTGTGGATGGCTCGCTCGGGTCGCACACCGCCGCGTTCTTCGAGCCGTTCACCGACGCGCCCGGCGACAGCGGCTTTTTTGTCGAGAGCGAGGACGATCTGCGCCGCTGGATCGCCGGCGCGGACTCCGCGGGGCTCCAGGTCATGGTGCATGCGATCGGCGACCGCGCCATCCATACGCTGCTCAACCTTTTCGAGGACACCGCCTCGCGCCACGGTCCGCGCGATCGCCGGTTCCGGATCGAACACGCGCAGCACATCGCGCCCGCGGACATCCCGCGCTTCGCAGCGCTCAGGGTGATCGCCAGCATGCAGCCGTATCACGCCATCGACGACGGCCGCTGGGCGGAACGCGTCATCGGGCCCGAGCGGAGCAAGACGACCTATGCCTTTCGCTCGCTGATCGACGCCGGCGCGCATGTCGCCTTCGGGAGCGACTGGTTCGTCGCCCCTCCGACGCCGCTGGAGGGCATCTACGCCGCGGTGACGCGCCGCACGCTCGACGAGGCGCATCCCGGCGGATGGGTGCCCGAGCAGAAGATCGGCGTGGAAGAGGCGCTCGCCGCCTACACCCGCGAGGCAGCTTATGCCGCATTCGACGAGGAACAGCGCGGCGCGCTCCGCGTCGGCATGTCGGCCGATTTTGTCCTGATCGACCGCGATCTCACCCGTATTGCTCCCGAGACCCTGCGCGACGCCCGCATCGTAAAGACGGTCGTCGGCGGCAAGGTCGTGTACGAAGCCCCCGCGCCATGACGCCTCGCTCCGCTTTTGTCCTGCTTGTCCTGCTCGTGCCCTGCATGGCGCAGGCCCAGACCGTGCTCGACCGCGCGCGGCGCGATGTCGACACCCTCGCCGCTCCCTGGATGGAGGGACGCGGCTACGAGGGGGAAGGTCATCGTCGGGCGGCCGCCTACATCGAGCGCCAGTTCGAGGAAGCCGGCCTCGCCCCGGTCGGCGGGTCGTATCTTCTACCGTTTTCCTTCACCGTCGACCTGATCCGTCAGGCGCCGGTTTTCGCCCTCAACGGCGCGGCGATTCCGCTCGGCGCCGGCTTTCTGCCCATCGCATCCAGCCCGTCGGCGCACGCTTCGGGCGACGCCCGCGTCGTGATCGCCGGCTCGGGCCTCTACGCGCCCGACGCCGGCGTGAATGCCTATGAGGGGCTCGACGTCCGCGACGCGATCGTGGTGCTCGACGACGCCATGCCCTCCCCCCTGCCCGAGGGTTTGCTCCCGGCGAGCCGCACGACGCTGTACCGCATGGAAGCCGCTGCGCATTTCGGCGCGCGCGCCGTCGTTTTTCTTACGGATAACCTGTCGCACGGCCCTTTTCCGCAGAACACCACCCTCCCCGGTTTCCTCCTCCTTCGTTCGTACTGGCCGGCGGAGACACCCCGCATCGCCTATTCCCTCGAAACGACGCGCGATGAGGAGACCACGAGCGCCAACGTGCTGGCGCAGTGCCCCGGAACCCGCGCCGCGGATCGCTACCTCGTCGTCATGGCGCATTACGACCACCTGGGACGCATCGGGCCGGACGTCTTTTTTCCGGGAGCCAACGACAACGCGAGCGGCACCGCGCTGCTGCTGGGCCTGAGCCGCGCCTGCGCCGAACAGCCGTTCGGCCGCACCGTGCTGTTCGTGGCGTTTTCAGGCGAAGAGCAGGGCCTGCTCGGTTCGCGCGCGTTCGTGGCCGACCCGCCGGTGCCGCTGGAAGCCATCGACTTCGTGCTCAACCTGGACATGGTCGCCTCCGGCGAGGACGGCATCACCGTCGTGGGCGGCAGCGACTTTCCCGAGGCGCTGGACGTGTTGAACGCGGCGAACGCCGGCGTGGGCATCAGCCGGATCGGCAAGCGCGCAAACGCGCCCAACAGCGATCACTATCCCTTTCTGACCGCCGGCATCGAAGGATTTTTCATCTATACCAACAAAGGGACCCAGCCCTACCACAGCGTGAACGACGTGCCGGCCACGCTCGAATGGGACGATTTCCAGGCCGTCTACACCCTGTCGGAGCGCTTCCTGCGCGCCATCGATGCCCGCTGAGGGCCTCCCTCAGACTTCCAGCGTGCCGCGAAAGACCGCCACCGCGGGCCCTTCCAGGTAGAGCCCGCTGATGTCGTCCCCATCGAGTTCAAAGCCCACTCCCAGCACGCCGCCGGGCATGTGCACCTCCACCCGCTCGACGTCGATCAGATCCTGAAGGCGCGACACGACCGCCGAGGCCATGGCTCCGGTGCCGCAGGCGAGCGTCTCCGCCTCGACCCCCTTCTCGTGCGTGCGAACGGTGATGCGCGCCGGGTGGCTCTCGTCGCCGCGCTCATCCACTTGCACGAAGTTGACGTTCGCGCCCGCCGGCTGCAGCGCCGCATCGTACCGGACGGCCGGCCCCCAGCGTTCGATCGGGGCGTACGACACA from Rhodothermales bacterium includes the following:
- a CDS encoding P-loop NTPase — protein: MKRSSTIIAVTSGKGGVGKSILSVNLAETLAAQGHQVALIDVDLGQGACALLLNEQPAGSVFEWVQQTARKEQVLHRTASGITLVLGANEAGRPQARQTKLFGALDALLNELRRDHAYIILDAPAGTEGAVRWALDRADLGVLVLVGEPTAISDAYRLARMIWEYDPDYPMCAVVNFADSEEEATSVADRFSKVTRHFTGRATNYLGWVPFSPLIRRSVSVQEPAVRTSGPVQEAFRAMSQNLSEGRQVALEAISLN
- a CDS encoding FliA/WhiG family RNA polymerase sigma factor, whose protein sequence is MTQDLQSLAALHAAEPTPKNREAVVVAAVPLVRSLVGRLSIPDHPLASREDLENVGLLGLLQALDGYDPERGTPFVSYAYGRIRGALVDYLRSIDALPRERRRQLAEAQQAVETLRQSLGAEPNDHEVAEYLGLSLPDYHTLLTDAQCRFALSLYDTASSEGEQTVVETLPNDDAMLAFDRIEKASLHAYLSTLIKELPEREQTILALYYFESLTLREIAELLSLTEARISQILGKILMTLRTHLAQSKSLVS
- a CDS encoding amidohydrolase; amino-acid sequence: MTRSPLALALLVLMATSCQPRPAAPLSDTYAVVNARIWTAAPAAPWAEAMRIERGVVAAIGSRQEVLDGLDAGIALMDAHGAFLAPGFIDSHVHFLEGGMRLASVQLRDADSPEDFARRIADYAATLEAGTWILGGDWDHENWGGALPERAWIDAITPDHPVWVSRLDGHMALANTRALEAAGVTAATADVFGGEIVRDDAGNPTGLLKDNAMNLVWRVVPDPSPAQLDRALEAAMAYVNAQGVTGVYNMGTMQDVDVFERARDAGRLTTRIYAATPLAAWPALAERVASRGRGDDWVRIGGLKGFVDGSLGSHTAAFFEPFTDAPGDSGFFVESEDDLRRWIAGADSAGLQVMVHAIGDRAIHTLLNLFEDTASRHGPRDRRFRIEHAQHIAPADIPRFAALRVIASMQPYHAIDDGRWAERVIGPERSKTTYAFRSLIDAGAHVAFGSDWFVAPPTPLEGIYAAVTRRTLDEAHPGGWVPEQKIGVEEALAAYTREAAYAAFDEEQRGALRVGMSADFVLIDRDLTRIAPETLRDARIVKTVVGGKVVYEAPAP
- a CDS encoding peptidylprolyl isomerase; translated protein: MRENTKYVLYFLVLSFGVLWMLQDTGMFDVVGSTGTDIIVVDGDAISYEQYRNVLDNQLEIYQRNNGESMSPQMLDNTRDMVYNQLVDGLLIEHEMDRLGITVTDEELYDLVLGDNPHPMVVSTPAFSDGQGGVDRNLIRSYLEDAEASQSWVVFEEQLRDVRRREKLQKLMEATVHVSNQDVEDEYQRRNRKVNTRYIALRYAAVPDDSIAFADRDVRRYYDEHREDFKQKETYTLKYVSVPRVPSKEDTLAILNELEQLKTNFAQAENDSLFLSRYASDIPYSSAFFRADDLDKEIAGLVYDDLTPGRIVGPLLVGDSYRMIKIQATRPGDEVSIRARHILFRVAGSDDNAKNQARQQATEVRDRIRRGEDFATMAKLYSSDNSNASKGGDLGWFGRGAMVEPFDKAAFDARVGQVVGPVETNFGYHLIEVLARSNEEVQLAVYAQRVTPSIDTESSIIERLDDLLYFATEADDFAGEAERRNLTVSEVQVQKDQAFIPGIGNSRMLHNLMEAGKVGALSEVVELDNSFILAQLVDVKPEGYRSFEEVKAEIEPRAKLAMKEEIQYKKLADAVAAGGFEGAAAALGTTHRVASLVTYNTRAVSELGNDLAFKGTVLAMDQGETSGVIKGANAAFIVQVTEVVAPPALGDAQREQLRNELLTQRRQLVTSQWLTALREQADVDDRRRLFLQ
- a CDS encoding M28 family peptidase, whose product is MTPRSAFVLLVLLVPCMAQAQTVLDRARRDVDTLAAPWMEGRGYEGEGHRRAAAYIERQFEEAGLAPVGGSYLLPFSFTVDLIRQAPVFALNGAAIPLGAGFLPIASSPSAHASGDARVVIAGSGLYAPDAGVNAYEGLDVRDAIVVLDDAMPSPLPEGLLPASRTTLYRMEAAAHFGARAVVFLTDNLSHGPFPQNTTLPGFLLLRSYWPAETPRIAYSLETTRDEETTSANVLAQCPGTRAADRYLVVMAHYDHLGRIGPDVFFPGANDNASGTALLLGLSRACAEQPFGRTVLFVAFSGEEQGLLGSRAFVADPPVPLEAIDFVLNLDMVASGEDGITVVGGSDFPEALDVLNAANAGVGISRIGKRANAPNSDHYPFLTAGIEGFFIYTNKGTQPYHSVNDVPATLEWDDFQAVYTLSERFLRAIDAR
- a CDS encoding flagellar biosynthesis protein FlhF → MKVKTLTGPSIHAALIEARRLLGDDVVLLESIPAEGDAPARITVMVDVPANLNAGRRVTQGAPTPALNEPVAAGYGYGRNRARQRVQVETPRFVPAGEDVSSGDGLFSYDLPPSASIPVEPRAIVPSPAAGREAGRNTLFNGTQLPQPAQSLVPALPERLEELLEAQLRVLHERLDLLDRRFESSIIGAGQRWVANIYYTKLLRQGMRPSTVTRLFDNLINRGYEPDGDREKVRWALAQEIRLALQCTVPKRYNGPLMMIGPSGAGKTSTLLKLAKHPSFFGRHQTTVISIYPEDDRALPYLNPTEFFRQFGIPVQSVRTPEEMTQALDRAQSFEKVLIDTPPLPVHEASARKTLQYLKRIVEPMLPLQVHLVLNATRALEDFDPDVLRRMPLQPDAVALTHLDETRSWGRIAEWMMQMQLPVQFASSSPRIPDGVGAFSPSWFVEEMMHLM